One Tachysurus vachellii isolate PV-2020 chromosome 8, HZAU_Pvac_v1, whole genome shotgun sequence genomic window carries:
- the frzb gene encoding secreted frizzled-related protein 3 has protein sequence MWRVFIPELVCVVAAVTCLVLLWCPSGAALAGSCEMVRIPLCSPMPWNMTKMPNHLHHSTQANAVLAIEQYEALLDTGCSPDLLFFLCAMYAPICTISFQRDPIKPCKSVCERAKSGCEPVLKRYNHTWPESLACDELPVYDRAVCISPEAIVKAEPSDRCRCRSVKLGQKTYTKNNYNYVIRARVKEIKTRSHDLRAFVEVKEVLKSSLVHIPRDTVTLHYNSGCLCPPLIPNEEYIIMGYENEERSRLLLIEGSIAQKWKDRVGRKVKRWDQDITKGRKQEQERRVRP, from the exons ATGTGGCGTGTGTTTATCcctgagctggtgtgtgtggtggccgCGGTGACGTGCCTGGTGCTGTTGTGGTGTCCGAGTGGAGCGGCTCTGGCCGGGTCGTGCGAGATGGTGCGCATCCCGCTGTGCAGCCCCATGCCGTGGAACATGACCAAGATGCCCAACCACCTGCACCACAGCACGCAGGCCAACGCGGTGCTCGCCATCGAGCAGTACGAGGCGCTGCTGGACACCGGCTGCAGCCCGGACCTGCTCTTCTTCCTCTGCGCCATGTACGCGCCCATCTGCACCATCAGCTTTCAGCGCGACCCCATCAAGCCGTGCAAGTCGGTCTGCGAACGCGCAAAGTCGGGCTGTGAGCCCGTGCTCAAGAGGTACAACCACACGTGGCCCGAGAGCCTGGCGTGTGACGAGCTGCCGGTGTACGACCGCGCGGTGTGCATCTCACCTGAAGCCATCGTTAAAGCCGAGCCGTCAG atcGATGCAGGTGCAGGTCTGTGAAACTCGGCCAAAAGACCTATACAAAGAACAATTACAATTATG TAATACGTGCACGGGTGAAGGAGATAAAAACACGCAGTCACGACCTCAGAGCCTTTGTGGAAGTGAAGGAGGTGCTGAAGTCTTCTCTGGTTCACATTCCCCGTGACACAGTGACGCTGCACTACAATTCGGGGTGTCTCTGTCCCCCACTTATACCCAATGAAGAGTACATCATCATGGGCTATGAAAATGAGGAACGATCACG aTTGCTTCTCATTGAGGGCTCCATCGCACAGAAGTGGAAAGACCGAGTGGGACGCAAAGTGAAG CGCTGGGATCAGGACATCACCAAaggcaggaaacaggaacaagaGAGACGCGTTCGTCCCTGA